One Rhizobiales bacterium GAS188 DNA window includes the following coding sequences:
- a CDS encoding phosphatidate cytidylyltransferase, with translation MNMPRESFMLFGGVVAVLLLASVIGAVLAKRAGPEPNAAIENLNARVKAWWVMVLLIALAFLFGKGGVILLFGFASFTALREFMTLTPTRRGDHWALAAVFFVSLPLQYYLVWIEWYGLYTVFIPVYCFLLLPIIAALRGDTTHFLERIAFVQWGLMICVFCVSHAPALLDLPIPGFEQHNLLLIAFLVLVVQGSDVLQYVFGKLFGRHKVAPSLSPSKTWEGLIGGVASATALGAALWWITPFTPLQAAAMAFVICLLGFFGGLVMSGIKRDRGVKDWGRMIEGHGGMLDRLDSVIFAAPIFFHMTRYWFSV, from the coding sequence ATGAACATGCCGCGCGAGAGCTTCATGCTGTTCGGGGGCGTCGTGGCGGTGCTCCTCCTCGCCTCGGTGATCGGGGCCGTCCTGGCGAAGCGGGCGGGGCCGGAGCCCAATGCGGCGATCGAGAACCTTAATGCCCGCGTCAAGGCCTGGTGGGTGATGGTGCTGCTGATCGCGCTCGCCTTCCTGTTCGGCAAGGGCGGCGTCATCCTGCTCTTCGGCTTCGCCTCCTTCACGGCCCTGCGCGAATTCATGACGCTCACCCCGACCCGGCGCGGCGACCATTGGGCGTTGGCGGCCGTGTTCTTCGTGAGCCTGCCGCTGCAATATTATCTCGTCTGGATCGAATGGTACGGGCTCTACACCGTCTTCATCCCGGTCTATTGCTTCCTGCTCCTGCCTATCATCGCCGCATTGCGGGGCGACACCACCCATTTCCTCGAACGCATCGCCTTCGTGCAATGGGGGTTGATGATCTGCGTCTTCTGCGTGAGCCATGCGCCGGCCCTCCTCGACTTGCCGATACCGGGCTTCGAGCAGCACAACCTGCTGCTCATCGCTTTCCTGGTGCTGGTGGTGCAGGGCTCGGACGTCCTGCAATATGTGTTCGGCAAGCTGTTCGGGCGCCACAAGGTCGCGCCTTCGCTGTCGCCCTCTAAGACCTGGGAAGGCTTGATCGGCGGCGTCGCCAGCGCCACGGCGCTCGGCGCGGCGCTTTGGTGGATCACGCCCTTCACGCCGCTTCAGGCCGCCGCCATGGCGTTCGTCATCTGCCTGCTCGGCTTCTTCGGCGGGCTTGTCATGTCGGGCATCAAGCGCGATCGCGGCGTCAAGGATTGGGGCCGCATGATCGAAGGCCATGGCGGCATGCTCGACCGACTGGACAGCGTGATCTTCGCCGCCCCGATCTTCTTCCACATGACGCGCTACTGGTTCAGCGTATGA
- a CDS encoding methylthioribose-1-phosphate isomerase: MLIEGRHTRTIWLEEDGKSVGILDQTKLPFRIERLRLTTSGEMAHAISSMQVRGAPLIGAAGAYGLALALAADPSDAGLGAGYDLLVRSRPTAINLKWALDRLAARVRPLAPARRAEAAFAEARAICDEDVAINEGIGRHGLKLIEEIASKKAGGAPVNVLTHCNAGWLATVDRGTATSPIYAAQEKGLPIHVFVDETRPRNQGAYLTAFELGEQGVPHTLVSDNSGGHLMQHGLVDLVIVGTDRVTAKGDVANKIGTYLKALAAKDNGVPFYVALPSPTIDFSVEDGVRDIPIEERSGDEVTHVAGLGPDGQMTRVRITPEATRAANHAFDVTPSRLVTGLITERGVAPATREGLRALFPDRAA, from the coding sequence ATGCTGATCGAAGGTCGCCATACCCGCACCATCTGGCTCGAGGAGGACGGCAAAAGCGTCGGCATCCTCGACCAGACCAAATTGCCGTTCCGCATCGAGCGGCTGCGCCTCACAACGTCCGGCGAGATGGCGCATGCCATTTCCTCGATGCAGGTGCGCGGGGCGCCGCTGATCGGGGCGGCCGGCGCCTATGGGCTGGCGCTGGCGCTCGCCGCCGATCCGTCCGATGCGGGGCTCGGCGCCGGCTATGATCTCCTGGTGCGCTCGCGCCCGACCGCCATCAACCTCAAATGGGCGCTCGACCGGCTGGCGGCGCGGGTGCGGCCCTTGGCTCCGGCACGGCGCGCCGAGGCGGCCTTCGCCGAAGCGCGGGCCATCTGCGATGAGGATGTGGCGATCAATGAGGGGATCGGCCGGCACGGTCTCAAGCTGATCGAGGAGATCGCGTCGAAGAAAGCTGGCGGCGCGCCCGTCAATGTGCTCACCCATTGCAATGCGGGCTGGCTCGCGACCGTCGATCGCGGCACCGCCACGAGCCCGATCTATGCGGCGCAGGAGAAGGGGCTGCCCATCCATGTCTTCGTCGACGAGACGCGGCCGCGCAATCAGGGCGCCTACCTGACGGCTTTCGAGCTCGGCGAGCAGGGCGTGCCGCATACGCTCGTCTCCGACAATTCCGGCGGCCATCTGATGCAGCACGGCCTTGTCGATCTCGTCATCGTCGGCACCGACCGGGTGACCGCCAAGGGCGATGTCGCCAACAAGATCGGCACCTATCTCAAGGCGCTCGCCGCCAAGGATAATGGCGTGCCCTTCTATGTGGCGCTGCCCTCGCCCACCATCGATTTTTCGGTCGAGGACGGGGTGCGCGACATCCCGATCGAGGAGCGCTCCGGCGACGAGGTCACGCATGTGGCAGGCCTCGGCCCGGACGGGCAAATGACGCGGGTGCGCATCACGCCCGAGGCGACCCGGGCCGCCAATCACGCCTTCGACGTGACGCCGTCGCGCCTCGTCACCGGCCTGATCACCGAGCGCGGCGTCGCGCCCGCGACACGCGAAGGCCTACGGGCGCTGTTTCCGGATCGGGCGGCCTGA
- a CDS encoding Uncharacterized conserved protein YecE, DUF72 family yields the protein MIRVGIGGWTFEPWRGSFFPDGLAKTRELEYASRKLTSIEINGTYYSTQKPDTYRRWAQETPDDFVFSLKAIRFATNRRILAEAGSSVEKFLASGLTELKHKLGPILWQFAPTKKFDEEDFGAFLALLPKEQDGVRLRHVVEVRHESFCVPAFIALARRHGVAIVFADSDKYPGIADVTADFVYARLQRTREEVETGYEPAEIKAWLSRARAWEKGETHKDLPRIDPTEAAKGKREVFIYMISGAKVRAPAAAMALIKAIA from the coding sequence ATGATCAGGGTCGGAATCGGTGGTTGGACCTTCGAGCCGTGGCGGGGCAGCTTCTTCCCTGATGGCCTGGCGAAGACGCGCGAGCTCGAATATGCGAGCCGCAAGCTCACTTCGATCGAGATCAACGGCACTTATTATTCGACTCAGAAGCCCGATACCTACAGGCGCTGGGCGCAGGAGACGCCGGATGATTTCGTCTTCTCGCTGAAGGCCATCCGCTTCGCCACCAATCGCCGCATCCTGGCGGAGGCCGGTTCCTCGGTCGAGAAGTTCCTGGCGAGCGGCCTCACGGAGCTCAAGCACAAGCTCGGGCCGATCCTGTGGCAATTTGCGCCGACCAAGAAATTCGACGAGGAAGATTTCGGCGCCTTCCTGGCGCTCCTGCCCAAGGAACAGGACGGAGTTCGCCTGCGCCATGTGGTCGAAGTGCGCCATGAGAGCTTCTGCGTACCGGCCTTCATTGCGTTGGCGCGCCGGCATGGCGTCGCCATCGTCTTCGCCGATTCGGACAAATACCCGGGCATCGCCGATGTCACGGCCGATTTCGTCTATGCGCGCCTGCAGCGCACCCGCGAGGAGGTCGAGACTGGCTATGAGCCTGCCGAGATCAAGGCCTGGCTCAGCCGCGCCCGGGCTTGGGAGAAGGGCGAGACGCATAAAGACCTGCCGCGCATCGATCCCACCGAGGCCGCCAAAGGCAAGCGCGAGGTGTTCATCTATATGATCTCGGGCGCCAAGGTGCGGGCACCCGCCGCCGCCATGGCGCTGATCAAGGCGATTGCCTGA
- a CDS encoding Cupredoxin-like domain-containing protein gives MRLGILALAASLAVFASEPILAQTAGAPAAPSRLTPVNESGQIVVILEKHVFTPAEIHVPAGQRTQILIKNLDSTAEEFDSTTLKIEKVIAGRSEAVMRLRALDPGTYPFVGEYNTDTAKGVVIAE, from the coding sequence ATGCGGCTCGGGATTTTGGCGCTCGCGGCTTCGCTTGCGGTTTTCGCAAGCGAGCCGATCCTGGCCCAGACGGCCGGTGCGCCCGCGGCGCCCTCGCGCCTCACCCCCGTGAATGAGAGCGGCCAGATCGTCGTCATCTTGGAGAAGCATGTCTTCACTCCGGCCGAGATCCATGTCCCGGCTGGGCAGAGGACGCAGATCCTCATCAAGAACCTCGATTCGACGGCGGAAGAGTTCGACTCGACCACGCTCAAGATCGAGAAGGTGATCGCCGGGCGCAGCGAAGCCGTGATGCGGCTGCGAGCCCTCGATCCCGGCACCTACCCGTTCGTCGGCGAATACAATACCGACACCGCCAAAGGCGTGGTGATCGCCGAATAG
- a CDS encoding LysR family transcriptional regulator, glycine cleavage system transcriptional activator/LysR family transcriptional regulator, regulator of gene expression of beta-lactamase: MANQMHLPPLTWLRSFEASARRQNFTAAGEELGLTQAAVSQHIKCLEEALGAALFRRLRRGVELTPEGGAYLPHVQAAFRSLASSTAELFGPRAGRVVTIRSPISFTALWLAPRLPAFAKAFPDTRLEITTIHVPADYAGEPEDLDIDFDIRFGIGPFADRESYRLTFERLVPAAAPELMRRLHEPADWAHLPLLSVSGAREMWPAWFACAGLPPPGLAFLTCDSFVVAFEAARAGAGVLLASRPLADAALAEGRLLRLSEIELAGEAGHFITHKAGRALAPHDQAVLDWMRVEANA, translated from the coding sequence ATGGCAAACCAGATGCATCTGCCCCCGCTCACCTGGCTGCGCAGCTTCGAGGCCTCCGCTCGCCGCCAGAATTTCACCGCCGCGGGCGAGGAGCTCGGCCTGACGCAGGCCGCCGTCAGCCAGCACATCAAATGCCTGGAGGAGGCTTTGGGAGCCGCGCTGTTCCGCCGCCTGCGGCGTGGCGTCGAGCTGACACCCGAGGGCGGCGCCTATCTGCCGCATGTCCAGGCGGCCTTCCGTTCATTAGCGAGCAGCACGGCCGAGCTGTTCGGGCCGCGGGCCGGCCGGGTCGTGACGATCCGCAGCCCCATCTCCTTCACGGCTCTTTGGCTGGCGCCGCGCCTGCCGGCTTTTGCCAAAGCCTTTCCGGATACGCGGCTCGAGATCACGACCATCCATGTTCCGGCCGATTATGCGGGCGAGCCCGAAGACCTCGACATCGATTTCGACATTCGCTTCGGCATCGGGCCGTTCGCGGATCGCGAGAGCTATCGTCTCACCTTCGAGCGCCTGGTGCCAGCGGCTGCGCCGGAGCTCATGCGCCGTCTTCATGAGCCGGCGGACTGGGCCCATCTGCCGCTGCTCTCGGTTTCGGGCGCACGCGAGATGTGGCCCGCCTGGTTCGCCTGCGCCGGCCTGCCCCCTCCCGGCCTGGCCTTCCTCACCTGCGACAGTTTTGTGGTCGCGTTCGAAGCCGCAAGGGCAGGCGCCGGTGTGCTGCTGGCCTCGCGTCCTCTGGCCGACGCGGCGCTGGCGGAGGGGCGCCTGCTGCGGCTGTCGGAGATCGAGCTCGCCGGCGAGGCCGGGCATTTCATCACCCACAAGGCCGGCCGGGCATTGGCGCCGCATGATCAGGCCGTGCTCGATTGGATGCGCGTCGAGGCGAATGCGTAG
- a CDS encoding gamma-butyrobetaine dioxygenase: MKADSIEITDGGRAARITWTDGQASRFHALWLRDNALDPKTRSAGNGQRLITVLDIPASTVIGSASVAPNGDVCVSFAPDGHETIFPAAWLRERVYDKSAAAGNGWVAPEIELWNGKLQGNVPTGSYAQLRQDRRALREWLAAVRRYGFAMLSEVPRQSGSLCEVAELFGYVRETNYGRWFEVRAEVNPTNLAYTNLGLQAHTDNPYRDPVPTLQLLCCLENSVEGGDSTVVDGFMVAERLRRDNPRGFELLSRYPARFEYAGSAGVRLGAKRPFIELGPDGEMIAIRFNNRSAAPFVDVAYADMPDFYAAYRQFAEILEDSSMEVTFRLLPGELFIVDNTRVLHARKKFSGSGQRWLQGCYADKDGLLSTLAAIEAESFSEAAE, from the coding sequence ATGAAGGCAGACAGCATCGAGATCACGGATGGGGGGCGGGCCGCGCGCATCACCTGGACGGACGGGCAGGCGAGCCGCTTCCACGCTCTCTGGCTGCGCGACAATGCGCTCGATCCCAAGACCCGCAGCGCCGGCAACGGCCAGCGGCTGATCACCGTGCTCGACATCCCGGCCTCGACCGTCATCGGCTCGGCCTCGGTCGCGCCGAACGGCGATGTCTGCGTGAGCTTCGCGCCTGACGGCCACGAGACGATCTTCCCAGCCGCATGGCTGCGCGAACGGGTCTATGACAAGAGCGCCGCGGCCGGAAACGGCTGGGTGGCGCCCGAGATCGAGCTCTGGAACGGAAAGCTGCAAGGGAATGTGCCGACCGGCTCCTACGCGCAGCTGCGCCAGGACCGGCGCGCGCTCCGGGAATGGCTCGCCGCGGTGCGCCGCTATGGCTTCGCGATGCTCAGCGAGGTGCCGCGCCAATCCGGCAGCTTATGCGAGGTGGCCGAGCTGTTCGGCTATGTGCGGGAGACGAATTACGGGCGCTGGTTCGAAGTCAGGGCCGAGGTCAATCCCACAAATCTCGCCTACACCAATCTCGGCCTGCAGGCCCATACGGACAACCCCTATCGCGATCCCGTACCGACCCTGCAGCTCCTCTGTTGCCTCGAGAACTCGGTCGAGGGCGGGGATTCCACGGTGGTCGACGGCTTCATGGTCGCCGAGCGGCTGCGGCGGGATAATCCACGCGGCTTCGAGCTTCTCAGCCGCTATCCGGCGCGCTTCGAATATGCCGGATCGGCGGGCGTACGTCTTGGCGCCAAGCGCCCCTTCATCGAGCTCGGCCCGGACGGCGAGATGATCGCCATCCGTTTCAACAACCGCTCGGCGGCACCTTTCGTCGATGTGGCTTATGCCGACATGCCGGATTTCTACGCCGCCTACCGGCAATTCGCCGAGATTCTCGAGGACAGCAGCATGGAGGTGACCTTCAGGCTCCTGCCCGGTGAGCTCTTCATCGTCGACAACACCCGCGTCCTGCATGCCCGCAAGAAGTTCTCCGGCAGCGGCCAGCGCTGGCTGCAGGGTTGCTACGCCGACAAGGACGGGCTGCTCTCCACTCTTGCGGCCATCGAGGCCGAAAGCTTCAGCGAGGCGGCCGAATGA
- a CDS encoding phosphonate degradation operons associated HDIG domain protein, protein MTKPTLDARSIVPFLTDIFERRGAEEYLGEPVTMAEHMLQGAWFAEQEKASDELVAAALLHDIGHFTSEFGTYSPDDTEDKHHDEAGAEVLAPFFPPIITECVRLHVAAKRYLCATDPGYHAKLSKASAHTLSLQGGPMDAAEVAEFRRNPFHNDAVRVRLWDEAGKVAGMQTRRFRDYAPLLQRVVDRFLGRGAAASAARS, encoded by the coding sequence ATGACAAAGCCAACTCTCGACGCCAGAAGCATCGTCCCCTTCCTCACCGACATCTTCGAGCGGCGCGGGGCCGAGGAATATCTCGGCGAGCCCGTGACCATGGCCGAGCACATGCTGCAAGGTGCCTGGTTCGCCGAGCAGGAGAAGGCGAGCGACGAGCTGGTGGCGGCGGCGCTGCTGCACGATATCGGCCATTTCACCAGCGAGTTCGGCACTTATTCGCCGGATGACACCGAGGACAAGCATCACGACGAGGCAGGGGCCGAGGTGCTGGCGCCGTTCTTCCCACCCATCATCACCGAATGCGTGCGCCTGCATGTCGCGGCCAAGCGCTATCTCTGCGCTACGGATCCCGGCTATCACGCCAAGCTCTCGAAAGCCTCCGCCCACACCCTTTCGCTGCAGGGCGGCCCGATGGATGCGGCGGAAGTCGCAGAATTCCGCCGAAACCCCTTCCACAATGATGCGGTGCGGGTGCGCCTCTGGGACGAAGCCGGCAAGGTCGCCGGCATGCAGACCCGCCGCTTCCGCGACTATGCGCCGCTGCTGCAGCGCGTCGTCGACCGTTTCCTCGGCAGAGGGGCGGCAGCGAGCGCTGCCAGGAGCTGA
- a CDS encoding KUP system potassium uptake protein has product MSITLKAGAGDLAATKRALAPAALACMGVVFGDIGTSPLYALREGVKAASPQGTVSPEAVLGVVSLIFWSLILVISIKYAILIMRADNHGEGGILALLALISPRRAHPSRRRTVILVLGLIGATLLYGDGAITPAISVLSAIEGIEVYAPQLHKAIVPLTVVILILLFLIQRKGTSFVGGIFGPIMLFWFAIIGILGLAGIVSNPAVLAALSPWPAITYLFHAGPLALAVIGGAFLAVTGGEAFYADMGHFGPLPIRVAWFGVALPCLTLNYFGQGALLLNDPAAIENPFYQLAPHWSHYGLVLLSTVATVIASQSIISGAYSLTQQAVQLGFLPRMKVIHTASHEIGQIYVPLVNWALAVATLIATIGFGSSDALAGAFGIAVSLLMAITTLLATFVALHWKHNRLIVYTVNGSFLLLDLLFFASTSTKLFDGGWFPLILSFVIAFLMLTWRKGEEILDHRRVEIRQKSAQLLEEIEKDPPFRLPGTAVVLGRMAKGVPLALTHNLKHNRVLQEHVYLVAIETKGIPRVADDQRVEVTPIAEGLTRIALWFGYMERPDVPKGLALAVAQGLIPACDLAKVTYYTGHETIIPVSRMSGMSVWRESLFAFMHHNAQRPGTYFNIPSAQIMEIGIEFEI; this is encoded by the coding sequence ATGTCGATAACTCTCAAAGCCGGTGCCGGCGATCTCGCCGCGACCAAGCGGGCCTTGGCGCCGGCGGCTCTGGCCTGCATGGGGGTGGTGTTCGGCGATATCGGCACGAGCCCGCTCTATGCGCTGAGAGAAGGCGTGAAGGCCGCAAGCCCGCAAGGCACCGTTTCGCCTGAAGCTGTGCTCGGCGTCGTCTCCTTGATCTTCTGGTCGCTGATCCTCGTGATCTCGATCAAATATGCGATCCTGATCATGCGCGCCGACAATCACGGCGAAGGCGGCATCCTCGCCCTGCTGGCGCTGATCTCACCACGCCGGGCGCATCCCAGCCGCCGGCGCACCGTCATCCTGGTGCTCGGCCTCATCGGGGCGACGCTGCTCTATGGCGACGGCGCCATCACGCCGGCGATCTCGGTGCTCAGCGCCATCGAGGGCATCGAGGTCTATGCGCCGCAACTGCACAAGGCGATCGTGCCGCTCACCGTGGTGATCCTGATCCTGCTCTTCCTCATCCAGCGCAAGGGCACCTCCTTCGTCGGCGGCATCTTCGGGCCGATCATGCTGTTCTGGTTCGCGATCATCGGCATCCTCGGCCTCGCCGGCATCGTGAGCAACCCGGCGGTGCTCGCAGCGCTCAGCCCCTGGCCGGCCATCACCTATCTGTTCCACGCAGGCCCCCTGGCGCTCGCGGTCATCGGCGGCGCCTTCCTGGCGGTCACGGGTGGGGAGGCCTTCTATGCCGATATGGGCCATTTCGGCCCTTTGCCGATCCGCGTCGCCTGGTTCGGCGTGGCGCTTCCCTGCCTCACCTTGAATTATTTCGGGCAGGGCGCGCTGCTCTTGAACGATCCCGCCGCCATCGAGAACCCCTTTTACCAGCTCGCCCCGCACTGGTCGCATTACGGGCTCGTCCTGCTCTCGACGGTCGCGACCGTGATCGCCTCCCAATCCATCATCTCCGGCGCCTATTCGCTGACGCAGCAGGCGGTGCAGCTCGGCTTCCTGCCGCGCATGAAAGTCATCCACACCGCGAGCCATGAGATCGGCCAGATCTACGTCCCGCTGGTGAACTGGGCGCTCGCCGTCGCGACGCTGATCGCGACCATCGGCTTCGGCTCGTCGGACGCGCTCGCCGGCGCCTTCGGCATCGCGGTCTCGCTGCTGATGGCGATCACCACGCTGCTCGCGACCTTCGTGGCGCTGCATTGGAAGCATAACCGCCTCATCGTCTACACGGTGAATGGCAGCTTCCTTTTGCTCGACCTTCTGTTCTTCGCCTCGACCTCGACCAAGCTCTTCGATGGCGGCTGGTTCCCGCTCATCCTCTCCTTCGTCATCGCCTTCCTGATGCTGACCTGGCGCAAGGGCGAGGAGATCCTCGACCACCGCCGCGTCGAGATCCGCCAGAAGTCGGCCCAACTCCTCGAGGAGATCGAGAAGGACCCACCTTTCCGGCTGCCCGGCACAGCGGTGGTGCTCGGCCGCATGGCCAAGGGCGTCCCCTTGGCGCTGACCCACAATCTCAAGCACAACCGGGTGCTGCAGGAGCATGTCTATCTGGTCGCCATCGAAACCAAGGGAATTCCGCGCGTCGCCGACGATCAGAGGGTCGAGGTGACGCCGATCGCCGAGGGACTGACGCGCATCGCGCTGTGGTTCGGCTATATGGAGCGCCCGGACGTGCCCAAGGGCCTGGCGCTAGCCGTCGCCCAAGGGCTGATCCCGGCCTGCGACCTTGCCAAGGTGACCTATTATACCGGGCATGAGACGATCATCCCGGTCTCGCGGATGTCGGGCATGTCCGTCTGGCGCGAGTCGCTGTTTGCATTCATGCATCACAATGCGCAGCGTCCCGGCACTTATTTCAACATCCCGAGCGCGCAGATCATGGAAATCGGCATCGAATTCGAGATCTGA
- a CDS encoding fumarase, class II produces the protein MDRIESDSFGEIAVPAAHYWGAQTQRSLQNFRIGGEHMPKPLIRALALVKKTAALVNQELGLLDERLAKAIVTAADEVIAGRHDGEFPLVVWQTGSGTQTNMNVNEVIANRANELLGAPLGAKKPVHPNDHVNLGQSSNDSFPTAMNIAGATEIAATLLPGLQHLHAALLTKQRAFADIVKIGRTHLQDATPVTLGQEFSGYAAQLELGIAHIRQGLAALYPLAQGGTAVGTGLNTHPQFAERFAAGIAAETKLPFTSAPNKFAALAGHDGIVFAHGAIVSVATSLFKIASDIRLLGSGPRSGLAELILPENEPGSSIMPGKVNPTQAEALTMVVAQTLGNQTTIAFAGSQGHLELNVFKPVIANAFLQSVRLIAEASVSFADHCVVGIEPNAKRIEELLSRSLMLVTALTPAIGYDKAAAIAKAAHHNGTTLREEALASGAITAQEFDRLMQPRNMV, from the coding sequence ATGGACCGGATCGAGAGCGACAGTTTCGGCGAGATCGCCGTGCCGGCGGCGCATTACTGGGGCGCGCAGACACAACGCTCCTTGCAGAATTTCCGCATCGGCGGCGAGCATATGCCGAAGCCGCTCATCCGAGCGCTGGCATTGGTCAAGAAGACCGCGGCGCTGGTGAACCAGGAGCTCGGGCTTCTCGACGAGCGGCTCGCCAAGGCCATCGTCACGGCCGCCGACGAGGTGATCGCCGGGCGCCATGATGGCGAATTCCCGCTCGTCGTCTGGCAGACGGGCTCGGGCACGCAGACCAACATGAACGTCAACGAGGTGATCGCCAATCGGGCAAATGAGCTGCTCGGCGCGCCGCTCGGCGCCAAGAAGCCGGTCCACCCCAATGACCATGTCAATCTCGGCCAGTCCTCGAATGACAGCTTCCCGACCGCGATGAACATTGCGGGCGCGACCGAGATCGCGGCGACGCTGTTGCCGGGGCTCCAGCACCTGCATGCGGCGCTTCTCACCAAGCAGCGTGCCTTCGCCGATATCGTCAAGATCGGGCGCACCCATCTCCAGGATGCGACGCCGGTGACACTCGGCCAGGAATTCTCGGGCTATGCGGCGCAGCTCGAGCTCGGCATCGCCCATATCCGCCAGGGGCTTGCCGCACTCTACCCGCTGGCGCAAGGCGGCACGGCGGTCGGCACCGGGCTCAACACCCATCCGCAATTCGCCGAGCGTTTCGCTGCCGGCATCGCGGCGGAGACGAAGCTGCCCTTCACCTCGGCGCCGAACAAATTCGCGGCGCTCGCCGGCCATGACGGCATCGTCTTCGCGCATGGGGCGATCGTCAGCGTTGCGACCTCGCTGTTCAAGATCGCGAGCGATATCCGCCTGCTCGGCTCAGGACCGCGCTCCGGCCTCGCCGAGCTGATCTTGCCCGAGAACGAGCCCGGCTCCTCGATCATGCCCGGCAAGGTCAACCCCACCCAGGCCGAGGCGCTCACCATGGTGGTGGCACAGACACTCGGCAATCAGACGACCATCGCGTTTGCAGGTTCTCAGGGCCATCTCGAGCTCAACGTCTTCAAGCCGGTGATCGCCAATGCGTTCTTGCAATCGGTCCGGCTGATCGCCGAAGCCTCGGTGTCGTTCGCGGATCATTGCGTCGTCGGCATCGAGCCGAACGCCAAGCGCATCGAGGAGCTGTTGTCGCGCTCGCTGATGCTGGTGACGGCGCTGACGCCGGCCATCGGCTATGACAAGGCCGCCGCCATCGCCAAGGCGGCCCACCATAACGGCACGACCCTGCGCGAAGAGGCGCTGGCTTCAGGCGCCATCACGGCGCAGGAATTCGACCGCCTGATGCAACCGCGGAACATGGTGTGA
- a CDS encoding D-alanine transaminase, which produces MSRIVYVNGAFVPEAEAKISIFDRGFIFADGIYEVSAVLDGGLVDNDAHLARLERSLGEIHLAMPCSKAEIVKVQKELISRNRLVEGSIYLQVTRGAADREFAFPADAKPSLVMFTQARVMVDDPKSVSGIKLHAVADIRWARRDIKSVALLAQVLAKQAAAAAGCQEAIMHEDGVVTEGGSSTVFIVTEEGRIVTRPNSNAILPGITRQSVIRLAREKELAIEERLFTLDEVFAAQECFVTSATSFVKAVVEVDGRRIGGGQPGPVVRRLRDIYIEAARQEARANSAL; this is translated from the coding sequence TTGTCCCGCATCGTCTATGTCAACGGGGCTTTCGTCCCCGAAGCGGAAGCGAAGATCTCGATCTTCGATCGCGGCTTCATCTTCGCCGACGGCATCTACGAGGTCAGCGCGGTGCTCGATGGCGGGCTCGTCGACAATGACGCGCATCTCGCCAGGCTCGAGCGCTCGCTTGGCGAGATCCATCTCGCGATGCCCTGCTCCAAGGCCGAGATCGTCAAGGTGCAAAAGGAGCTGATCTCGCGCAACCGCCTGGTCGAGGGCTCGATCTACCTGCAGGTGACTCGTGGCGCCGCGGACCGCGAGTTCGCCTTCCCGGCCGATGCCAAGCCGAGCCTCGTGATGTTCACCCAGGCGCGCGTCATGGTCGACGATCCGAAATCCGTCTCCGGCATCAAGCTGCATGCGGTCGCAGATATCCGCTGGGCGCGTCGCGACATCAAGAGCGTGGCGCTGCTCGCCCAGGTGCTGGCCAAGCAGGCGGCGGCCGCGGCCGGATGCCAGGAGGCCATCATGCATGAGGACGGCGTGGTGACCGAAGGCGGCTCCTCGACGGTGTTCATCGTCACCGAGGAGGGGCGCATCGTGACGCGGCCGAACTCAAACGCCATCCTGCCCGGCATCACGCGCCAATCGGTGATCCGGCTCGCCCGCGAGAAGGAGCTGGCGATCGAGGAGCGCCTGTTCACGCTCGACGAGGTGTTCGCCGCGCAGGAATGCTTTGTCACGAGCGCCACGAGCTTCGTCAAGGCGGTGGTCGAAGTCGATGGTCGCCGGATCGGCGGCGGCCAGCCCGGCCCGGTCGTTCGCCGCCTGCGCGACATCTATATCGAGGCGGCGCGCCAGGAGGCCAGGGCGAACTCGGCGCTGTAG